The Besnoitia besnoiti strain Bb-Ger1 chromosome IV, whole genome shotgun sequence genome contains a region encoding:
- a CDS encoding oxidoreductase, aldo/keto reductase family protein (encoded by transcript BESB_053250) yields MKSGGASARLLFFFLLSVLAFALLRKSAGVHHRQQAGQEGALTARKPPPLFVLLSRLSLPFLPSSSTRASSPASASFLSLFSFYTASSHSPFSRARSKALHSDTPAARRAASDLRQRRRRGAQASSGSDSPVSFCASFLASPLSSTATLLASLAARLRSRFSRFVSEARCILCKGRALASLENGEAACEAPQACQDVQRVLFPSVGSLLSLPGFSLPGPRLLLPVSALPAFSSSALSTLPSSLSLKSSSPSLAAVSDPLSSPSAGVTHGLPRRTRSCKARRSRLGDSAAFFRASVSACESQSLSPPRPLSYLPNTSPQPLSSLPSWRPRLSSHAPPPSSRGLFFLHYPLASVPVCLRSASVTCEFRGRQGRDTFVFSVSAVAAAESNRRPSPRLHGERKTCTPPVASSSELHFSSSSSAFLPSSLRRRAALRAGGWTPKARGDCGAADRRPAGAHPVITNRGLSYRLVCLSRRLLFLVSPSLSPRPQCRSRRASSACRASAAAPARPLLSSVREASSCVSASPLFPLSSAGHGVSSLAAGAAHAAVGEGAARGRVKSRRVLKDGDAAGTPQGKGGDEGDAGRPCRAVRQGEGARSGRRRTGAQPEAASSGEETEEATGAGELSAEDSSSRSPTSSSPERGGGHPSVGGGDWARVGAAGASSPRRATREEESARGSASGDNVEPPDAPAQSGVPVRLSLREVGRRFRRAALQEMQRSQLTHGCFPVEAVLQHPELLNGMPFRRLGGVPPLRPQGASAPGSQGDSSRGAERRTSEAREGEKKDAARVAGREPRGERGEPSSCAGGRGMLVSGLCLGTSMFGSPAMIDDADAREMLHCAYGEYGINFFDVGELDPIPMAPATHGRGHVEVLRPFLRSHLARAASEAACGTSASSLAAEMRRIRISARILSGGYSGFREEREALKRAMRDEEARMGAAGALGASRWAWGEHNPDAVEADGSARKPPTGEAGDDVWSRERGWWARKDRAERRMNSAHIEEAVDDLLLRLGVDAVDLLQLDTPHRYVPRHELGEDTYCWGLEREDEVTIEQQLTILQRLIDKGKVLHIGLSNETPWGVYKWFSAAEQMGLSRVVSVQCLYNVMHRNEFESAGMPEMLWNLNVPLLAYGVLAGGILTGKYLDPERFNPRGPDERLGQDEWDGAVATYRTKLPEDSGYLSFGAANSRCNKWRDTFLPHRSVWAQWHMGELLKAARQFGLSAAQLALSWVYSRPFLGSAIIGPRTIGQLRDSVRSLNYPLPPALEAFLHELFLRFRAPTMGGPHAGTVLEDLEHDQLISQSEFLRWGRQPIWSGGTYWPHWPQPLVADKVDYLRKREELIELRAAAADTDDPSDEGAFNVRLWKEMLEDGRPGEYFAVKEQKLFGWDEKKFADMNWRNLTRSEQESQDHSDFHFVWRGDKIYRENTTEAMRKFYTNKKAICDVMHRNIQQFQDLYDNMERTPGLWCSMWNEWDYDLIDKRLRERHGIDILDKKVWKAVADIPDKKKRRRLEFTEPFWYWEDSGQPDMPWEHATGEDVADGGPQP; encoded by the exons atGAAAAGCGggggcgcgtccgcgcgcctcctcttcttctttctcctctccgtgCTTGCTTTTGCACTTCTCAGAAAGTCTGCTGGAGTCCACCACCGTCAGCAGGCGGGACAGGAAGGAGCCTTGACCGCCCGAAAACCTCCTCCTTTATTCGTCTTGCTTTCGCGGTTGTCCCTCCCTTtccttccttcctcttcgacgcgtgcttcctcgcctgcgtcagcgtcttttctctctttgttTAGCTTCTACACGGCGTCTTCACACTCTCCGTTCTCGCGGGCTCGCTCGAAGGCCCTCCACTCCGATACCCCAGCTGCGAGGCGTGCCGCAAGCGACCTGCgtcagcgcaggcggcgcggagcgcagGCGTCCAGCGGCTCTGACTCCCCTGTCTCTTTTTGCGCCTCCTTTcttgcgtcgcctctgtcaTCCACTGCGACATTGCTCGCGTCTTtggccgcccgcctccgttCTCGTTTCTCTCGCTTCGTCTCTGAAGCCCGCTGCATTCTCTGTAAGggtcgcgcgctcgcctcgctggaaAACGGTGAGGCGGCCTGTGAAGCGCCCCAAGCCTGTCAGGATGTTCAACGGGTCCTTTTTCCTTCGGTTGggtcgcttctctctctccctggaTTTTCGCTACCCGGGCCGAGGCTCCTGCTGCCAGTCTCTGCACTACcggccttctcttcgtctgcgctctcgaccctgccgtcgtctctttctctcaagtcatcttcgccttccctcgCGGCGGTTTCCgaccctctctcctcgccgtcggctggGGTCACGCATGGGCTTCcacgcaggacgcgcagctgcaaggcgaggcgctctcGACTCGGCGACTCCGCGGCTTTCTTTCGCGCGTCGGTCTCAGCTTGCGAGTCCCAATCtttgtcgcctccgcggcctctttcATATCTTCCGAATACCTCGCCTCAGCCGTTGTCTTCCCTGCCCtcctggcgcccgcgcctgtcatcgcacgcgcctcctccttcatCGCGAGGCTTGTTTTTCTTGCACTAcccgctcgcctctgtgcctgtgtgtctccgctctgcgtcggTGACCTGCGAGTTTAGAGGGCGGCAGGGAAGAGACACGTTCGTATTTTCAGTctcggccgtcgcggcggcggaatcGAACAGACGCCCCTCTCCTCGGCTACATGGGGAGCGGAAGACATGCACGCCGCCGGTGGCGTCGTCATCAGAGCTCCatttctcttcttcatcttccgcGTTTCTGCCTTCatccctgcggcgccgggctgcgctgcgtgcgGGGGGCTGGACGCCGAAGGCACGGGGCGACTGTGGCGCAGCTGACAGGCGGCCTGCAGGTGCTCATCCGGTGATTACGAATCGGGGGCTCTCCTATCGTCTGGTATGtctgtcgcgccgccttctcttcctcgtctcgccttcgctaTCGCCTCGCCCTCAGTGTCGCTCGCGACGTGCGTCCTCTGCctgtcgcgcctctgctgcggcgcccgcgcgcccgctgcttAGCTCTGTGCGAGAGGCTTCTTCctgcgtctcggcgtcgcctttaTTTCCGCTCTCGTCTGCAGGCCacggcgtctcttcgctggcggctggcgctgcccacgcggccgtcggcgagggagcagcgcgcggcagagtGAAGTCGCGCAGAGTCCTCAaggacggagacgcggcgggaaCTCCACAGGGCAaaggaggagacgaaggcgacgcaggccgaCCCTGCAGGGCCGTACGGCAAGGCGAAGGTGCGCGATCCGGCCGCAGACGAACAGGAGCTCAGCCGGAGGCTGCCTcaagcggcgaagagacagaggaggccACTGGGGCAGGCGAGCTGAGCGCCGAAGACAGTTCGTCGCGGTCGCCAACCTCCAGCTCGCCGgagcgaggaggggggcACCCGagcgtgggcggcggcgactggGCGCGTGTtggggcggcaggcgcttcgtcgcctcggcgtgcgacgcgtgaggaggagagcgccaGGGGAAGCGCGTCTGGCGATAACGTGGAGCCGCCAGATGCGCCTGCACAGAGTGGCGTGCCCGTCCGGCTCTCACTGCGGGAAGTTGGAAGACGGttcaggcgcgccgcgctacAGGAGATGCAGAGATCGCAGCTCACGCATGGCTGTTTTCCCGTCGAGGCCGTTCTTCAACATCCCGAGCTTCTCAATG GCATGCCATTCCGGCGCCTGGGGGGtgtgccgccgctgcggccgcagggggCGTCTGCCCCCGGGAGCCAaggcgacagcagccgcggggcTGAAAGGCGAACGAGTGAAgccagagagggcgagaagaaagacgccgcgcgcgtcgcaggGAGGGAACcccgcggcgaacgcggagagccctccagctgcgcgggcgggcgcggtATGCTGGTCAGCGGTCTGTGCCTCGGGACAAGCATGTTTGGATCGCCGGCGATGATCGACgatgcggacgcgcgcgagatgcTTCACTGCGCCTACGGAGAATACGGAATCAATTTCTTC GACGTCGGCGAACTGGATCCAATTCCGatggcgcccgcgacgcacgGCCGCGGCCACGTCGAGGTGCTGCGCCCCTTTCTGCGTTCgcatctcgcgcgcgcggcgagtgaAGCGGCCTGCGGAacttccgcgtcttcgctggcggcggagatGCGCAGGATTCGGATCTCCGCGCGCATTCTGAGTGGAGGCTACTCGGGTTttcgcgaagagcgcgaggcgctgaagcgggcgatgcgcgacgaggaggcgcggatgggcgctgcgggcgccctgggcgcctcgcgctgggcGTGGGGCGAGCACAACCCCGACGCGGTCGAAGCGGACGGCTCCGCGCGGAAGCCGCCGActggcgaggccggcgacgacgtGTGGAGCCGAGAGCGCGGCTGGTGGGCGCGCAAGGATCGCGCTGAGCGCCGAATGAACAG cgcgcacATCGAGGAAGCTGTCGACGaccttctgctgcgcctaGGAGTGGACGCCGTGGATCTCCTGCAGCTCGACACGCCGCATCGCTACGTGCCCAGACACGAGCTGGGCGAAGACACCTACTGCTGGGGT ctggAACGCGAGGACGAAGTGACCATAGAGCAGCAGCTCACGATTCTGCAGCGACTCATCGACAAAGGAAAG GTTTTGCACATCGGCCTGAGCAACGAGACGCCTTGGGGCGTCTATAAGTGGTTTTCGGCTGCGGAGCAG ATGGGgctgtcgcgcgtcgtcAGCGTGCAGTGTCTCTATAACGTGATGCATCGCAACGAGTTCGAGTCTGCCG GAATGCCGGAAATGCTGTGGAACCTGAACGTCCCACTACTCGCGTACGGCGTCCTCGCGGGGGGCATTCTGACTGGAAAGTACCTTGACCCTGAGCG gTTCAATCCGCGGGGTCCGGACGAGCGGCTCGGGCAGGACGAGTGGGACGGGGCCGTGGCGACGTATCGGACGAAGCTGCCGGAGGACAGCGGCTACCTGTCcttcggcgcggcgaacAGCCGCTGCAACAAATGGAGAGACACCTTCCTCCCTCACCGCTCTGTCTGGGCGCAGTGGCACATGGGCGAGCTGCTCAAAGCCGCGCGGCAGTTCGGACTttcggctgcgcagctcgcgctcaGCTGGGTTTACTCGCGGCCGTTC CTCGGAAGCGCCATCATTGGACCGCGGACGATTGGTCAACTGCG GGACTCGGTGCGCTCCCTGAACTacccgctgccgccagccCTCGAAGCGTTCCTCCACGAGCTCTTTCTGCGGTTCCGCGCGCCCACAATGGGCGGCCCTCACGCGGGGACGGTCTTGGAGGACCTCGAGCACGACCAGCTCATCTCGCAGTCTGAGTTTCTCCGCTGGGGGCGGCAGCCGATTTGGAGTGGAGGCACCTACTGGCCGCACTGG CCTCAGCCGCTCGTGGCGGACAAGGTGGACTACCTGCGCAAGCGCGAAGAGCTC AtcgagctccgcgccgctgcagcagacacCGACGATCCCTCGGACGAGGGCGCCTTCAACGTTCGTCTCTGGAAGGAGATGCTTGAGGACGGCAGGCCGG GCGAATACTTTGCGGTGAAGGAGCAGAAATTGTTCGGCTGGGATGAGAAGAAATTCGCGGACATGAACTGGCGAAACCTCACTCGCAGCGAGCAGGAGAGCCAGGACCACTCCGACTTCCACTTCGTCTGGCGGGGCGACAAG ATTTATCGCGAAAACACCACAGAGGCGATGCGCAAGTTTTACACCAACAAAAAAGCGATCTGCGACGTCATGCACAG GAATATTCAGCAGTTCCAAGATTTGTACGACAACATGGAACGA ACGCCTGGCCTCTGGTGCAGCATGTGGAATGAGTGGGACTACGATCTGATTGACaagcgccttcgcgagcGGCACGGTATCGACATCCTCGATAAAAAG GTTTGGAAGGCCGTAGCGGACATTCCTGacaagaagaagcgccggcggctggaGTTCACCGAGCCCTTTTGGTATTGGGAAGACTCGGGTCAACCCGACATGCCCTGGGAGCACGCCACCGGCGAAGACGTCGCCGACGGGGGTCCGCAGCCCTAA
- a CDS encoding thioredoxin-like protein TLP1 (encoded by transcript BESB_053260) codes for MASILRAANARLASRSRVFSSSSSFAAACAIPQRGFASLPASGVRGAGVSPVGNSRFCGGLLQTRAIVNQVKSTQDFESVTASQAGETPVKVVQFSASWCGPCRHVTPIVEGWSNKMPASEVQFFHVDIDECPELAEEYDISSVPTFLVFKNGKRVNTVVGGNTARLEQAIKESTR; via the exons aTGGCGAGCATTCTCAGGGCTGCTAACGCCCGTCTGGCATCTCGCTCTCGAGTgttttcttcgtcctcttcgttcgccgccgcatgcgcaaTTCCGCAGAGAGGTTTCGCTTCGCTGCCGGCaagcggcgtgcgcggcgcaggcgtctcgccAGTGGGAAACagccgcttctgcggcggacTTCTGCAGACGAGAGCTATCGTTAAC CAAGTGAAATCCACGCAAGATTTCGAGTCAGTTaccgcctcgcaggcgggcgAGACGCCGGTGAAGGTTGTTCAGTTCTCAGCCTCCTGGTGTGGACCTTGCCGGCATGTCACCCCCATC gtTGAAGGCTGGAGCAACAAGATGCCAGCGAGTGAAGTTCAGTTCTTTCACGTCGATATTGACGAGTGCCCGG AGCTTGCTGAGGAGTACGATATCTCCAGCGTGCCGACTTTCCTCGTCTTCAAGAATGGAAAGAGAGTCAACACGGTTGTCG GCGGAAACACCGCGAGGCTCGAGCAGGCGATCAAGGAAAGCACGAGGTGA
- a CDS encoding putative splicing factor DIM1 (encoded by transcript BESB_053270) produces MSYMLQHLHSGWQVDQAILTEEERLVCIRFGHDYDPECMKMDEQLFKVAEDVKNFCVIYLVDTTEVPDFTTMYELYDPVTVMFFYRNKHMMIDLGTGNNNKINWALNNKQELIDIIECIYRGARKGRGLVISPKDYSTKYRY; encoded by the exons ATGTCGTACATGCTTCAGCATCTTCACTCGGGATGGCAAGTT GACCAAGCCATCCtgacggaggaggagcgcctTGTC TGCATCCGCTTCGGGCACGACTACGATCCGGAATGCATGAAGATGGATGAGCAGCTTTTCAAGGTCGCGGAGGACGTCAAAAACTTCTGCGTGATTTACCTC GTGGATACGACGGAAGTTCCGGACTTCACGACGATGTACGAACTCTACGACCCTGTCACGGTCATGTTTTTCTACAG AAACAAGCACATGATGATTGACTTGGGCACGGGTAACAACAACAAAATCAACTGGGCGCTGAACAACAAGCAAGAGCTCATCGACATCATCGAGTGCATCtacagaggcgcgcgaaaag GTCGTGGCCTCGTGATTTCGCCAAAGGACTACTCCACGAAGTATCGCTACTAG